AGCGAGTAGCGGTCCTGCAGGCGCTGTTCGTTGCGCGGCGGGCGCTCGCTGTGCAGGTCGCTGCGCAGGCGCGCGGCGATGCGGCCCTGGCCCGGGTGCGGCTTGGCGGCGAACAGGGTCTCATCGAAGTGATGCGCGTTGCCATCGCTGGACAGCACGTTGAACGCGGTCAGGCGGGTGGCCATGCGGGCCAGGTAATCGGCGCGCCGCCAGGCCAGGCAGGCCAGGCCGGTCATCACCGCGGTGCCGTTCATGATCGCCAGGCCTTCCTTCGGCCGCAGCTTCAGCGGAACCATGCCGATCTTCGCCAGCACCGGGCCGGCCGGCTGCACCTGGCCTTCGAACAGCACCTCGCGTTCGCCACACAGCACGGCGGCCACGTAGGACAGCGGGGTCAGGTCACCACTGGCGCCCACCGAGCCTTCGGCCGGGATCAGCGGCAGCACGTCGTGCTGCAGCAGGGTGGCCAGGCCTTCCAGCAGCTGCACGCTGACACCGGACATGCCGCGCACCAGCGAGGCCAGGCGCGCGGCCAGCACGGCACGGGTCTCGGCCGGGTCCAGGTAACGGCCCAGGCCGCAGCCATGGTAGGTGTAGAGATGGTGCGGCAGCTCGGCCACCAGCGCCGGCGGAATGTTCACCGTGCACGAATCGCCGTAGCCGGTGGTCACGCCATAGATCACCCCGTCCTCGCGCAGCAGGCGGTCGAGGAAATCGGCGCCGCGCTGGATATGCGCGCGGAAGGCCGGCGCCTCGCTCAGGGCGGCGTCGCACTGGCGCTGGGCCAGAGCAACCACGTCTTCGATGGTCAGCGGTGCATCGCCGAAACGGCACACGGGTACGGCGTCAATCGTCATGAGGAGCCTGGTCCCAGAGGGGGAAGAAGTTGAACCAGTCCAGCGGGGACTGGATGACCTGGAGTTCCAGCCAGCGTGCGAAGCGCTGCGCCTGTTCAGCCAGTGCGGCGTCACGCGAACCACGCGGCAGTACCACGCGGTCGGCAAAGTGTTCGAAGGCCACGCGATAGCCATCGCCTTCGTGCAGGCAGGACATCGTGTAGACCGGGCACGCCAGCGCGGACGCCAGCACATAGGCACCGATCGGGAACGGCGCACGGTGGCCGAGGAAATCGGCCATCACGCTGCGCCCGCCCTGCACCGGCACGCGGTCTCCGACGATGGCAACGAAGCCGCCGGAGGCGACTTTCTCGGCCAGCATCACCGCCGTGGCCGGGCCCATTTCGGTCACCTGCACCAGTTCCACCGCGGCCAGCGGATCCAGCCGCTGCAACAGGCGGTTGAAGCGCTGCGCGTGCGCGGTGTGCACCAGCACGGTGATGCGGAACCCGGGCACCTGCTCGGCCAGCACCTGGCACAGTTCCAGGCAGCCGATGTGGGCGGTCAGGATCAGGCCGCCTTCGCGGCGCGCGATCTTGCCCAGCACCAGGTCGCGCTGCAGGTGGATGCGCTCGGGCGGGTAACGGCCGCCGAGGCCGAGGATCTTGTCCAGCATCGTGTCGGCGAAGCTGAAGAAATGGCGCAGGCTGTCACCCCAGCCCGGCGCATGGCCGAGCGCGCCGGTATGCGCCTGCAGCCGCTGCAGGTACTGCAGCGAGGCGCGGCGGCCGACCCGGTTGCCCAGCCAGTGGCAGACCACCACCGGCCACACGCACAGGCGGAACGGCCAACGCCCGAACCAGCGGTGCACCCAGCACAGGAACAGCACGCCGGCCACCGAGGTGGATTCGCCGATGTCGGCCCAGTGCGGTGCGTCGTGCGCGCGGCTCATCTCAACCCTGCCCCTGCAGGCGGCGCCACAGCAGGCGCGGCGCGCGCGGCAGCATGCCGAAGAACAGGCGGGTGTGCATGCGGCTGATGCGCACGTTGTCGCGCCACACGTCGAAGTGCGAAACGCCGTCGGCCGGATAGGTCACGCGGGTGGCCAGGTGCTCCACCGGCAGCTGCCGCCAGTACAGCCGCACCATCACTTCGGTATCGAAATCCATGCGCCGGCCGATGGTTTCCTCACCGATCAGGCGCAGCACCGGCGGCAGCGGGTAGACCCGGAAGCCGCACATGGTGTCGCGCAGGTGCAGCGACAGCGTGTTGATCCAGACCCAGACATGGGTGGCATAGCGGCCATACAGGCGGGCCTTGGGCACGCTGGCATCGTAGGCAGGAATGCCGCAGATCACCGCGTCCGGCCGCGCCCGTGCGGCGGCGATGAAACGCGGCAGGTCGCCCGTATCGTGCTGGCCGTCGGCATCGATCTGCAGCACGTGGCTGTGGCCGCGGCGCGCGGCTTCGGCGAAGCCGGCCAGCATCGCCCCACCCTTGCCCTGGTTCACGTCCAGCCGCAGCAGGTCGACCCCATCGCGTTGCGCCAGCACCTGCAGCACCTCGGCGCACGATGCACGCGAGCCATCGTCGACCAGCAGGCATGGCAGGCCGGCGGCCTGCACGCCGTCCACCACGGCGCCGATGGCATGCTCATGGTCGTACACGGGAATGACCACCAGCGGCGCGAAGGCGCCACCGGCCACCACGGCGTCAGCGCGCATCGGTCAGGACCACCTTGCCGCTGGCGTGCGTGCCATGCAGGGAGGTGTAGCGGAACGTCAGCACGCCGCGTTCGGCATCCCAGTCCAGCTGCAGGGTCAGTTCGTCGCCGGGGCGGGCCACGTGCTGGAACTTCACCGCCTCCATCCGCACGAAACCGCGCGGCAGCGCGAAGGCCTGGCGGGCGAAGCGCATCGCCCAGTCCAGCTGGGCCACGCCAGGCAGGATCGCCGCCTGCGGGAAGTGTCCCTGGAACGCGCGCAGCGAGGCATCCAGGGTGACA
This genomic stretch from Stenotrophomonas sp. SAU14A_NAIMI4_5 harbors:
- a CDS encoding glycosyltransferase family 2 protein, which produces MRADAVVAGGAFAPLVVIPVYDHEHAIGAVVDGVQAAGLPCLLVDDGSRASCAEVLQVLAQRDGVDLLRLDVNQGKGGAMLAGFAEAARRGHSHVLQIDADGQHDTGDLPRFIAAARARPDAVICGIPAYDASVPKARLYGRYATHVWVWINTLSLHLRDTMCGFRVYPLPPVLRLIGEETIGRRMDFDTEVMVRLYWRQLPVEHLATRVTYPADGVSHFDVWRDNVRISRMHTRLFFGMLPRAPRLLWRRLQGQG
- a CDS encoding aromatic amino acid ammonia-lyase, with protein sequence MTIDAVPVCRFGDAPLTIEDVVALAQRQCDAALSEAPAFRAHIQRGADFLDRLLREDGVIYGVTTGYGDSCTVNIPPALVAELPHHLYTYHGCGLGRYLDPAETRAVLAARLASLVRGMSGVSVQLLEGLATLLQHDVLPLIPAEGSVGASGDLTPLSYVAAVLCGEREVLFEGQVQPAGPVLAKIGMVPLKLRPKEGLAIMNGTAVMTGLACLAWRRADYLARMATRLTAFNVLSSDGNAHHFDETLFAAKPHPGQGRIAARLRSDLHSERPPRNEQRLQDRYSLRCAPHVIGVLEDSLPFLRQLIETELNSANDNPLIDADGERILHGGHFYGGHIALAMDTLKNTVANVADLLDRQLALVVDARYNHGLPANLSAATGPRAAINHGLKALQISVSAWTAEALKQTMPASVFSRSTECHNQDKVSMGTIAARDCLRVIELTEQVVAAMLIAARQGLALRERVGLNAQLHGSLADMYADLGQRIALVEEDRALDRELRELLVEIRAQRWELYVGE
- a CDS encoding acyltransferase; amino-acid sequence: MSRAHDAPHWADIGESTSVAGVLFLCWVHRWFGRWPFRLCVWPVVVCHWLGNRVGRRASLQYLQRLQAHTGALGHAPGWGDSLRHFFSFADTMLDKILGLGGRYPPERIHLQRDLVLGKIARREGGLILTAHIGCLELCQVLAEQVPGFRITVLVHTAHAQRFNRLLQRLDPLAAVELVQVTEMGPATAVMLAEKVASGGFVAIVGDRVPVQGGRSVMADFLGHRAPFPIGAYVLASALACPVYTMSCLHEGDGYRVAFEHFADRVVLPRGSRDAALAEQAQRFARWLELQVIQSPLDWFNFFPLWDQAPHDD